One window from the genome of Acidihalobacter ferrooxydans encodes:
- a CDS encoding chemotaxis protein CheW, with amino-acid sequence MAISKLNTLIFNLASGLRVAMPQAGLAEVVLQQTMTPAEGDDEPWLLGFLEWRGEQVPVVDPGVICGHPVPTGDAIHRFGVLYGLEHIVGLDYYAFALDGVPHPARVGPDDVLPDTRSETDTCPAVAAAVSIEDQPAVIPDFPFIEHLLEKRLAHL; translated from the coding sequence ATGGCTATCAGCAAGTTGAATACGCTGATTTTCAACCTGGCCAGCGGGCTGCGCGTGGCGATGCCGCAGGCCGGGCTGGCTGAGGTGGTCTTGCAGCAGACGATGACGCCTGCCGAGGGCGATGATGAACCCTGGCTGTTGGGGTTCCTCGAGTGGCGCGGCGAACAGGTTCCGGTGGTCGATCCCGGTGTGATCTGTGGACATCCCGTTCCGACTGGAGACGCTATTCATCGTTTCGGTGTCCTTTACGGTCTGGAGCATATCGTCGGATTGGACTACTACGCCTTCGCGCTGGATGGCGTGCCGCACCCGGCGCGCGTCGGTCCAGACGATGTGTTGCCGGACACGCGCAGCGAGACGGACACCTGTCCCGCGGTTGCCGCCGCCGTCAGCATCGAGGATCAGCCGGCAGTGATCCCGGATTTTCCTTTTATCGAGCATCTGCTCGAAAAGCGCCTGGCTCATTTGTAA